In one Syntrophales bacterium genomic region, the following are encoded:
- a CDS encoding TPM domain-containing protein — protein sequence MEMRVSRLVVLITVVLLLLYAFPAVSENFPKPRGAVNDFAGIIPADVEAKMELLAREVWYKTGTAIVVATVPTIGDEEINDYVNKLYSTWGIGKKGEDKGILIFVTLKERKLRIETGYGVEGILPDGMVGEIRDKYMIPYLRKGDYGTGLWNGMVAIADIVVKASGKSLSGDYRHAPQNRGVNKKISERGWNPWTTLLVLFILYIIFGTRSGRRVLPWLIIASLGSGRHYQGGFDSGFEGFSGGFGGFGGGMSGGGGAGGDF from the coding sequence ATGGAAATGAGAGTATCACGTTTGGTGGTTTTGATAACGGTTGTTCTTCTTTTGTTGTATGCTTTTCCCGCTGTGTCCGAAAACTTTCCAAAACCCCGGGGTGCGGTAAATGACTTTGCAGGAATTATACCTGCAGATGTCGAAGCGAAGATGGAGCTTCTAGCCAGGGAGGTGTGGTACAAAACGGGAACGGCCATTGTAGTAGCTACTGTGCCCACGATCGGAGATGAGGAGATCAATGATTATGTAAATAAACTTTATTCAACCTGGGGCATTGGTAAAAAAGGAGAGGATAAAGGGATATTGATTTTTGTAACGTTAAAAGAGAGAAAGTTACGCATAGAGACAGGTTACGGCGTGGAGGGGATCCTGCCGGATGGTATGGTAGGAGAAATTAGGGACAAATATATGATCCCGTATTTAAGGAAAGGGGATTACGGTACTGGTCTTTGGAATGGTATGGTTGCAATCGCAGATATAGTCGTAAAGGCATCAGGTAAAAGTCTGTCTGGCGATTATAGACACGCACCCCAAAACAGAGGTGTTAATAAGAAAATATCGGAGCGAGGGTGGAATCCCTGGACAACGCTATTAGTTTTGTTTATTCTGTATATCATTTTCGGGACTCGCAGCGGGCGCCGCGTCCTGCCGTGGTTGATTATAGCAAGTTTGGGAAGTGGGCGTCATTATCAAGGTGGGTTCGACAGTGGTTTTGAAGGATTCAGTGGAGGGTTTGGTGGTTTTGGTGGGGGTATGAGTGGTGGCGGAGGAGCAGGAGGGGATTTCTGA
- a CDS encoding nucleotidyltransferase domain-containing protein: protein MGIFKRYPDKPEDIFEDLVGDYKKVFRENLEGIYLFGSGARGDYFPGKSDLNFLILVKENALADLEKTFDVVKKWKKRRVSVPYILTKGFIEKSLDTYPIEFLEMKLHHVCVYGDDALEALKIEPYHVRLQLERELRGKIVLLRRGFLEVEGAERGLIHLFKISVPAFLTYFVSLLYLKNISVPKEREKLIAKVEEHFRLRGDVFSKCLRIKDGNYKLEKQSLLALFNDYVREIERFISIVDEIRV, encoded by the coding sequence ATGGGGATATTCAAACGTTACCCGGATAAACCAGAGGACATTTTTGAGGATTTAGTAGGAGATTACAAGAAAGTTTTTCGAGAAAATCTAGAAGGTATATATCTTTTTGGTAGCGGTGCCCGGGGAGATTACTTTCCCGGTAAGTCAGATCTGAACTTTCTAATTTTAGTGAAGGAAAATGCGCTTGCGGATCTAGAAAAAACTTTTGATGTTGTGAAGAAATGGAAAAAACGACGCGTTTCTGTGCCATATATTCTTACTAAGGGATTTATAGAGAAGTCTCTTGATACCTATCCCATAGAGTTTCTTGAGATGAAGCTTCATCATGTCTGCGTTTATGGTGATGACGCGCTTGAGGCATTAAAAATTGAACCTTATCACGTTCGCCTTCAGCTGGAAAGAGAACTGCGGGGGAAAATAGTGCTCTTGAGAAGGGGCTTTTTAGAAGTGGAGGGTGCAGAGAGGGGATTGATCCATCTATTTAAGATTTCTGTGCCGGCTTTTTTAACCTATTTTGTTTCACTTCTCTACTTGAAGAACATTAGCGTACCGAAAGAAAGGGAAAAACTTATAGCAAAAGTCGAGGAGCATTTCAGGTTAAGGGGTGATGTTTTTTCTAAATGCCTGAGGATTAAGGACGGAAATTACAAGCTAGAAAAGCAGAGCTTACTTGCTCTTTTTAACGATTATGTAAGAGAGATCGAAAGATTCATCTCAATTGTCGATGAGATCCGTGTTTAA
- a CDS encoding LemA family protein: MGRRILLGLLATVLILGIALFVYARGVYNNFVALDEAVKSSWAQVENQLQRRYDLIPNLVETVKGYAKHEREVLIEVTNARARVGSARTVEEKIQANNELSSALSRLLVVVERYPDLKANANFIRLQDELAGTENRIAVERRRYNEAVRNYNVAIRSFPANVLAGIFGFEKAAFFEAPAAAKGAPQVKF, from the coding sequence ATGGGAAGGAGAATACTGTTAGGATTATTAGCGACCGTTTTGATTTTGGGGATTGCACTTTTTGTGTATGCCAGAGGTGTGTACAACAATTTTGTCGCACTTGATGAGGCTGTTAAGAGTTCGTGGGCACAGGTGGAAAATCAGCTTCAGAGACGTTATGACCTTATTCCCAATCTGGTGGAAACGGTAAAAGGTTACGCAAAGCATGAGAGGGAGGTTCTTATAGAGGTAACTAATGCCCGTGCACGTGTGGGAAGTGCAAGGACCGTAGAGGAGAAGATCCAAGCAAATAACGAACTTTCATCCGCACTGAGTCGTTTGCTCGTTGTGGTAGAACGTTATCCTGATCTTAAAGCGAACGCCAATTTTATTCGTTTGCAGGATGAGCTTGCTGGCACGGAAAATAGAATCGCTGTGGAAAGGAGAAGGTACAACGAGGCAGTGCGTAATTATAACGTTGCGATACGTAGTTTTCCCGCTAACGTTTTGGCTGGTATTTTTGGTTTTGAAAAAGCAGCTTTTTTCGAAGCACCAGCCGCAGCGAAAGGTGCCCCACAGGTAAAGTTTTAA
- a CDS encoding FecR family protein has protein sequence MRRFKIMLSVFLVVLLTFPVHLFAQVKSASGYVSMVQGDVSLERDGKIIKPTVRLPLQVGDVIATKKGAKIQLTLNDDSVITINENTRFEIRQFIIEGNKRTGRFGLAVGSLVSDVKKYIGGDNVFEIHGPQAVAGVRGTVFVVTVVIGANGIPTMTVSVVSGLVSVASAAGSVIIGAGQMATVVGAGMPSVSAAAVTGAAAVTTPVETAATGAAAAATPAEAAAAGAGVTAGTATVGGVGVGTIAVGTVAAAAVIAGVAEATSGGTSTAHH, from the coding sequence ATGAGGCGATTTAAAATCATGTTGAGTGTTTTTTTGGTGGTTTTATTGACGTTTCCTGTTCATTTATTTGCTCAAGTGAAATCGGCATCGGGGTATGTGAGTATGGTTCAGGGGGACGTTTCCTTGGAAAGGGACGGAAAGATCATCAAGCCAACCGTTAGGCTCCCTCTACAGGTGGGGGATGTGATAGCAACTAAAAAAGGAGCAAAAATACAATTGACCCTAAATGATGACAGCGTGATTACTATTAATGAAAATACAAGGTTTGAGATTCGCCAGTTTATCATAGAGGGTAACAAGAGAACGGGGAGGTTTGGTCTAGCTGTGGGTAGTTTAGTTTCCGATGTGAAGAAGTACATAGGCGGCGATAATGTATTTGAAATCCACGGTCCGCAGGCTGTAGCAGGTGTTCGAGGTACGGTATTTGTGGTTACTGTGGTAATCGGGGCCAATGGTATCCCAACAATGACAGTCTCCGTGGTTTCTGGTTTAGTGTCCGTGGCCAGTGCAGCAGGTAGCGTGATTATAGGTGCTGGTCAAATGGCTACAGTTGTGGGTGCTGGTATGCCTAGTGTTTCGGCTGCAGCAGTTACTGGTGCAGCTGCTGTGACTACCCCGGTTGAAACAGCAGCTACTGGTGCAGCTGCTGCTGCAACTCCAGCGGAAGCGGCTGCTGCGGGAGCTGGGGTGACGGCAGGCACGGCCACTGTAGGTGGGGTAGGTGTCGGAACAATTGCAGTGGGTACTGTAGCAGCTGCCGCCGTGATTGCGGGAGTTGCCGAGGCGACAAGCGGAGGGACTTCAACTGCCCATCATTAA
- a CDS encoding STAS domain-containing protein — translation MAVTVKKLGEATVVSPIGRLDTISAPDFGRILDQVIAGGEKRIIVDFKNVEYISSAGLQSILAAAKKLETSGGQLDLASLKGSVLEVFEISGFTSIFKIYDSVDVALKDV, via the coding sequence ATGGCAGTTACTGTAAAAAAGTTAGGTGAGGCCACGGTAGTATCCCCGATTGGAAGGTTGGATACAATTTCTGCACCCGATTTTGGTAGGATTCTTGATCAGGTTATTGCAGGTGGAGAAAAGAGGATAATTGTGGATTTTAAAAATGTGGAATACATAAGTAGCGCAGGTCTTCAGAGCATTCTTGCAGCTGCAAAGAAGTTAGAAACTTCAGGTGGTCAGTTGGATCTTGCTTCGTTGAAAGGGTCTGTTTTGGAGGTTTTTGAAATTTCAGGATTTACCTCTATCTTCAAAATCTACGACTCTGTTGATGTTGCTTTGAAAGATGTTTAA
- a CDS encoding ATP-binding protein yields the protein MKYLMVNYPASMDCLENLMNVISSWLVENGINQDGVYRVQLAVEEAVVNVIRHAYKESKGEVELRAKLEDDDRVIIEIIDMGVPFDVCSLPDPDLSCKKISERKTGGLGVLLMRRMAESLSYRRKGNKNILTLTLNLRKKCNFRSDDIFAEV from the coding sequence ATGAAATACTTGATGGTTAATTATCCTGCTTCTATGGATTGTCTTGAAAATTTGATGAATGTCATATCATCGTGGTTAGTGGAAAACGGAATTAACCAAGATGGGGTATACAGGGTACAACTTGCTGTTGAGGAAGCAGTTGTCAACGTAATTAGGCATGCATATAAAGAAAGTAAAGGAGAAGTTGAGTTAAGGGCAAAACTCGAGGATGATGACCGTGTTATTATAGAAATCATTGATATGGGAGTCCCCTTTGACGTCTGTTCACTACCTGATCCCGACTTGAGTTGTAAAAAGATATCTGAGAGAAAAACAGGAGGGTTGGGTGTCCTCTTGATGAGAAGAATGGCCGAGAGCTTGAGTTATAGAAGAAAGGGCAATAAGAATATACTAACGTTGACCCTCAATCTTCGGAAGAAGTGTAATTTTCGCTCTGATGATATTTTTGCGGAAGTATGA
- a CDS encoding GNAT family N-acetyltransferase yields the protein MKRDDIFQKVRVERYLRASVLNDVVELEKRVWKKEGYREVNAPMLYFELAYLTNGLVLTAFDEGIYSPEERKAMAAEDPWYEGDKPIGFLAAFADFDENGPFWYGARMGVDERYQDKNVGEIILHHFYDCAVERKIPRVRWTYDPLQSKNGYIYLRRMGALVREIGFDYYSAVFTNDHFNRGISTDRFVVEWYINSRRVRSRMVDGIVPQFDYSLLVPERVVNEIIIDDKGLELHGGKFIFNLEKTPIFVEIPFAQEKLLKYNREQAQSIRNKCRALFMHYLARCYIVTDFVLLKDESGRRRAFYRLDSDKAWEDLIS from the coding sequence ATGAAGAGAGATGATATTTTCCAGAAGGTCAGAGTTGAACGATATCTTAGAGCATCAGTGCTCAACGATGTTGTAGAGTTAGAAAAGAGGGTATGGAAAAAAGAGGGCTACCGTGAGGTTAATGCCCCCATGCTCTACTTTGAACTTGCGTATCTCACCAATGGATTAGTGCTCACCGCCTTTGACGAGGGTATTTACTCGCCGGAAGAGAGAAAGGCTATGGCTGCGGAAGATCCATGGTATGAAGGTGATAAACCAATTGGCTTTTTAGCGGCGTTTGCGGACTTCGACGAAAATGGTCCTTTCTGGTATGGTGCGAGGATGGGCGTTGATGAGCGTTATCAGGATAAAAATGTAGGAGAGATTATACTTCATCATTTTTACGACTGTGCAGTTGAAAGGAAGATACCTAGGGTGCGTTGGACTTATGATCCCTTGCAGTCGAAAAATGGATACATCTATCTGAGAAGAATGGGAGCTCTTGTGAGGGAAATAGGATTTGACTATTACAGTGCTGTGTTTACTAATGATCATTTCAATAGGGGTATCTCCACAGACCGTTTCGTTGTGGAATGGTACATTAACTCAAGGCGAGTCCGATCGCGTATGGTAGATGGAATTGTACCCCAATTCGATTACTCGCTTCTTGTTCCGGAACGAGTAGTTAATGAGATTATAATCGATGATAAGGGCCTTGAACTTCATGGTGGAAAATTCATCTTCAATTTGGAGAAAACACCAATTTTTGTTGAAATCCCCTTTGCACAAGAAAAATTGCTAAAATACAATAGGGAGCAGGCTCAGAGTATCCGTAACAAGTGTCGAGCACTTTTTATGCACTACCTTGCACGGTGTTATATTGTGACTGATTTTGTCCTATTGAAGGATGAAAGTGGGAGGAGGAGAGCATTCTACCGTCTTGACAGTGACAAGGCATGGGAGGACCTCATTTCTTGA
- a CDS encoding SpoIIE family protein phosphatase, with translation MKFPVIKIQTKLFLVFLGVSLLPLIIFGYITQREINVISGYAVKASKSLGYSAANDSVAALENLGVEIVRQKARDVALQCKIFLDYHPNMTIFDLQKNYVFNKIAVQPVGNTGYTIVYEKRTGIMRFHPNRRLRNFDMHKWKDLLPEFWTLFEKSLSGNPGGGYYNWKDADGVIRRKYMYMTPIEGTPFMVAATTYIDEFSIPAQETRARIAKATSDISDEVNKTVNTIKTNFTVLFFIMVLTVFYTSLFLSRMITNPILSLIKGSKAIGQGDMNYRVFVRTGDELEELANSFNKMASDLRQYLDYIRTTTAEREKLQKELEIARNLQQRLLPHYAPSIRGLEIAAHNIPAQEVGGDFYDFIPVDINSWGFVIADVSGKGMPAAIFMGLSRTIIRASTTGCRSLAAAIKQANELICRDSTSGMFVTLFYAVYDEDNRRLRYVNAGHIPPFLLRSSSGEIVTLNARGIALGVIHGIDLQEEEIYLEKGDVIVCFTDGVTDAINEQNEPFGSQRLVEIVEANINADANTIVKVIESAVLEFVGHHRQFDDITLMVIKAV, from the coding sequence TTGAAGTTTCCCGTGATAAAAATTCAGACTAAATTATTCCTAGTTTTTCTTGGTGTTTCTCTACTACCCCTCATAATTTTTGGTTATATCACCCAAAGAGAAATCAACGTAATAAGTGGTTATGCCGTTAAAGCCAGTAAATCGTTGGGCTACAGCGCAGCTAATGATAGTGTAGCAGCATTGGAAAATCTGGGCGTGGAAATTGTACGCCAAAAAGCGCGAGATGTGGCTCTTCAATGTAAAATTTTTTTAGATTACCACCCCAACATGACAATTTTTGATCTTCAAAAAAATTACGTATTCAATAAGATCGCTGTTCAGCCCGTAGGAAATACGGGCTATACAATTGTATATGAGAAGAGAACGGGGATTATGCGCTTTCACCCCAACAGGAGACTCCGAAACTTTGATATGCATAAGTGGAAGGATCTGTTGCCCGAATTCTGGACACTTTTTGAGAAGAGTTTGAGTGGTAATCCAGGTGGTGGGTACTACAACTGGAAGGATGCAGATGGTGTAATTAGGAGAAAATACATGTATATGACACCGATAGAGGGCACACCTTTTATGGTTGCAGCCACCACTTACATAGATGAATTTTCAATACCTGCTCAAGAAACGCGTGCTCGAATAGCAAAAGCGACAAGTGACATCAGCGATGAGGTGAATAAAACGGTAAACACTATAAAAACGAATTTTACAGTGCTTTTCTTTATAATGGTTCTCACCGTTTTCTACACTTCTTTATTTCTCTCTCGCATGATTACAAATCCCATCCTCTCTCTTATAAAAGGTTCCAAAGCGATCGGTCAGGGAGATATGAATTACAGGGTCTTTGTGCGAACTGGTGACGAACTCGAAGAACTGGCCAATTCATTCAATAAAATGGCCTCTGACCTTAGGCAGTATCTGGATTATATCAGAACTACAACTGCGGAAAGAGAAAAACTCCAAAAGGAGTTAGAAATTGCTCGGAATCTTCAGCAGAGACTGTTGCCCCATTATGCTCCCTCAATCAGAGGGTTGGAAATTGCAGCTCACAACATCCCTGCTCAGGAAGTTGGAGGGGATTTTTACGACTTTATACCTGTTGATATCAACAGTTGGGGTTTTGTAATAGCAGATGTTTCAGGTAAGGGTATGCCCGCGGCTATATTTATGGGGTTATCCCGAACGATAATCAGGGCCAGTACCACTGGGTGCCGATCTTTGGCTGCAGCTATTAAACAGGCTAACGAACTGATATGCCGGGATTCGACATCAGGTATGTTCGTAACACTTTTTTATGCGGTTTACGATGAGGACAACCGTCGTCTAAGATACGTTAATGCTGGTCATATACCACCTTTCCTCCTTCGTTCTTCGTCAGGTGAAATAGTTACTCTGAACGCGCGTGGCATAGCCCTTGGGGTTATACATGGCATTGACCTTCAAGAGGAAGAAATTTATTTGGAAAAGGGAGATGTGATAGTCTGCTTTACAGATGGGGTTACAGACGCAATAAACGAACAGAATGAACCTTTTGGTTCTCAGAGGTTAGTTGAAATTGTTGAGGCGAACATAAATGCTGATGCAAATACCATTGTTAAGGTTATCGAGAGTGCAGTGCTAGAGTTTGTGGGTCACCACCGGCAATTTGACGATATAACTTTGATGGTGATAAAAGCGGTTTAA